One window from the genome of Salvia splendens isolate huo1 chromosome 9, SspV2, whole genome shotgun sequence encodes:
- the LOC121749386 gene encoding protein ALP1-like — translation MDDHLLLKRARDAEEPSSAGQPRLWVKSRSNAWWEQVSSSDYPDEEFRKSFRMCRATFDLICEELEPAVTKKDTMLRLAIPVPQRVAVCLWRLATGEALREVSRRFGLGISTCHKLILEVCTAIRAVLMPKYLHWPDPARTAAIQRDFEASSGIPGVGGAIYTTHTPIIAPKVSVAAYFNKRHTERKQKTTYSITLQGVVDPNGVFTDICVGWPGSMTDEQVLHKSALFHRANLFSTWIVGSSAFPLAEWLLVPYAHQNLTWTQHAFNEKINEVAREAFTRLKARWMCLRKRTEMKLLDLPVVLGACCVLYNICENRNEGIAADLRFDLFDDLSAPENPVRSAEAVHARDQIAHKLLLHHSLAGTNFQ, via the coding sequence ATGGACGACCATTTATTACTAAAGAGGGCACGGGACGCCGAAGAGCCGAGCTCGGCGGGGCAGCCGCGCCTGTGGGTGAAGAGCCGGTCCAATGCCTGGTGGGAGCAGGTGAGCAGCTCTGACTACCCGGACGAGGAGTTCCGGAAGTCCTTCCGGATGTGTCGTGCGACGTTCGATTTAATCTGCGAAGAGCTGGAGCCGGCCGTGACGAAGAAGGACACGATGCTCCGCCTCGCCATCCCCGTGCCCCAGCGCGTGGCCGTGTGCCTGTGGCGCCTGGCCACAGGCGAGGCCCTCCGCGAGGTCTCGAGGCGCTTCGGCCTCGGGATCTCCACCTGCCACAAGCTCATCCTCGAGGTCTGCACCGCCATCCGCGCAGTCCTCATGCCCAAGTACCTCCACTGGCCCGACCCCGCCCGCACCGCCGCCATCCAGCGCGACTTCGAGGCCTCCTCCGGCATCCCCGGGGTAGGCGGCGCAATCTACACCACACACACCCCGATCATCGCCCCCAAGGTCAGCGTGGCCGCATACTTCAACAAGCGCCACACGGAGCGAAAACAAAAGACAACCTATTCCATCACTCTCCAAGGAGTCGTGGACCCCAACGGAGTCTTCACCGACATCTGCGTCGGCTGGCCGGGCTCCATGACCGACGAGCAGGTGCTCCACAAGTCAGCGCTGTTCCACCGCGCAAATCTCTTTTCCACGTGGATCGTCGGGAGTTCAGCCTTCCCGCTCGCGGAATGGCTGCTGGTGCCGTACGCGCACCAGAATCTGACGTGGACGCAGCACGCGTTCAATGAGAAGATCAACGAGGTGGCGAGGGAGGCGTTCACGCGCCTCAAGGCGCGGTGGATGTGCCTGCGAAAGCGTACCGAGATGAAGCTGCTCGATCTGCCTGTCGTGCTCGGGGCGTGCTGCGTGCTGTATAATATATGCGAGAATAGGAACGAGGGGATCGCGGCGGACCTCAGGTTCGACCTCTTCGACGATCTCAGCGCACCGGAGAATCCCGTGAGGTCCGCTGAGGCTGTACATGCCAGAGACCAGATTGCGCACAAGCTCTTGTTGCATCATAGTCTCGCCGGCACTAATTTTCAGTAG